agtcattgaaggtaggcatgcaggtgcagcaggcagtaaagaaagcgaatgatatgttagctttcattgcaaaaggatttgagtataggagcagggaggttctactgcagttgtacagggtcttggtgagaccacacctggagtattgcgtacagttttgttctccaaatctgaggaaggacattattgccatagagggagtgcagagaaggttcaccagattgattcctgggatgtcaggactgtcttatgaagaaagactggatagacttggtttatactctctagaatttaggagattgagaggggatcttatagaaacttacaaaattcttaaggggttggacaggctagatgcaggaagattgttcccgatgttagggaagtccaggacaaggggtcacagattaaggataagggggaaatattttaggaccgagatgagaaaaacatttttcacacagagagtggtgagtctctggaattctctgccacagaaggtagttgaggccagctcattggctatagttaagagggagttagatgtggcccttgtggctaaaggtatcagggggtatggagagaaggcaggtacaggataccgagttggatgatcagccatgatcatactgaatggcggtgcaggctcgaagggccaaatggcctactcctacacctattttctatgtttttatgtggaaAGTATGTTTCTGGTAATAGGagtatctagaaccagagggcacagccttagaataaaaggacgtaccatcaaaatggagatgaggaagaatttctttaaccagaaggTGGTgtatctgcggaattcattgccacaaatggctgtggaggccaagacattgggtattgttaaggcagagattgataggttcttgggtAGGAAAGGTTGTCAAAAGGCAAGtgaaaaagcaggagaatgggattgagaaggaaaaatagatcagccatgattgaatggcggagctgacttGATGGGAAGGCTACAGGTCAAGTACTGGAACGTGGGCTTAACATATAAGAGCGAGAGAAAGAATGCTGGATCTTTTAAAACTGAAGTGCAGGTTAGATCTGTTGCTGAAATCTGAAACCAAAAGGACAATGCTGGTGATGTCCAGTGGATCAATATTTCAAAGGGAAAAGTTAGGTTAACATTACAAATCGATAACTTTGCAACCAGCTTTGATACAAACAAGTGAATTACCTGAATATGTTGACTTCAATGAAGAATCCCCAAACCTGCCGTGCTAAAATGAaggatgaagtgctgttcctgcaGCTTACATTTGGAACCGTATAGGACCCAGAAAGGTTATAGTGGGAGTaggatggttttttttttttaatttctctgttCTGATAAATGATTTTGAtcagaaacattaattctgtcttTTCTTagatgctgaatgtttccagcattttctgtttttacagaACTTTGGTGGTTTAGGAACAGAATTTGTGATGGAGATTGAAGATGGTAGCTTTAGTCTTCGAGTACTTAGTTGGAGAAAGTTTCTACCATTCAGTATTAAATGCCAAACAGACATTTGGCATTTATTTAGAAACAGTAGAGAGGTCATGGTGGTGGGCCAAATCTGGGTGTTACCAATGCACACCTGGAAACCAAAGGGGCTTTTTGGGATGATTTGGGAACAGGCCCTGGGGGATCTCTGGGGAGTGCAGGAAGAAGTCTTATTGACTCTGGCTACAATTGGATAGGTAATGAAATAGAAGAGTGAAATATAACAGTCTTTGCTTTCTCCTTTTCTGCTCGTTGCTGATGTGATCAGCAGGACATACATTAAGCAATCGCATGGCAAGTCACAGCAACACGTCTCCAGCCCCTTCATCCTATGGgtgtgacaattaaaattgcaggtaagaaagggtggcacagcagtatagctgctgccttttagcgccagacacccgggttcgatcctgacaaaggtggcattctgtacggagtttgtatgttttccctttgactgtgtgggttttctctgggtgctccagtttccacccgcattctaaagacatgcaggtaggttaattggcttctgtaaattgtctccagtgtagtgtgttggatagaactagtgtatgggtattcgttgtcggcacagacccggtgggccgaagggcctgtttccacactgtatctctaaactaaacttaatttatTTGTACAATCAATTGCTGGAGTACAGATTATCCACAAGAACTGAAATAATGCAACAATTAATACATACAGtaataatttattttgaaatgttcatttAGTTCCTCTGAAACAATTTGTCTCATTCATAAAAGAGTAGCCATCTGACCTCAAATAACAATATACAACAAGTTACAGCATAGCAATGGCTCTATCTACTTTTCTGGTAAACTCTAGGTCAGGAAAAAAATATTCCAGTCCAAAGCTGCAAGGTATCAGACAATCTCTTTTTGCAGCACACACACAGCAGTGTACCTAAATACACTGTAGCTATCTATGCACATCATGTGATCACAAAATTGAGTCATTGCATCAGACAACATACCATCCGATCTGATCATGCACAAGAGCAGGCTGGGGAAGGCTGTTGTACCAGAAATCACAAGGCTGTGAATTTCACAGCTGCATGATTACCTAGAGGATTAGGATACTTCACAATTACTAACAAGGAATATTAATACTCATTTCATTCACCTTTTTGAATGTAAattaaatatctttttttttttttaaatctctgactTTTTTTGCTGTTAAAATGTTGAACATGATTGATATATTTTAATGGACTTATTTCCTAGACTATCTCCCAAGTAATTGTAAGTTACATAAGCCAAGCATTACATAAAGGGATCATGGCAGAAACGCTTAATACATAATACAAGTACAACTGACTGTACAATGTTGTCTTTACTAGCTGTAGGAATCATCTCAAACTTCCCAACCAAATGCACCTGTCAAATTTCCACCAGCGACAGTATAGTTTTCTAACAAATATGGCTTCCTAAACAAAGTCCCTCTGCGAAGAAAAAAAGTAGATATTTACAAGAGCATCTTAGCTGATCAATAATTCTTGTAAAACAAACAGTTAACCTCAAATATCAGATAATTGTGCCAAAGAATCATACATAATAAACCAATTTTATACAACCACAGTTATTTCAAACGGAAGTTACTAAATAGGAGCCAGAATGACGCTTCGGGCTTTGAGCTCCACTAGAGTCAGTAGCTTCAGGTTTGGAACTCTCCTTTCTTTTGGTGTTTACAGGTGTTGGAATTTGTGATGGCCGTGTAGAACTGTTATCTGTGCTACTTTTTCGAGGGCTGGGGATATAGTTGAAAGGAGTTACTCTTGCTGCAACAGTACCACTTGGTGAATTGTGCTTGCTTGAACTATTTGAACTAAAGGGTGTACGCTCAGTGACAATTGTCGTCTCAGTTTCCGGTGAGGTCGCAGAACTGTTCATAGCAGATTTTGTTTCTGCTGCCTTTTTTTCTGGACTTTCCAATGGAGTAAATGAATTTAAACATTTTTCCATTCTTAAACCATGAGGTGGAGTTCTCTGTTCTGAAGCTGGTCTGTTCTGTGCATCACCTGAACCTTCTTCATCATTAGGAAATGTATTTTCAGGAAAATCATCAATAACTGGTGGTGTGTTGCCTGTTGGAGATCTTCCAGGGCGGGGGTTGTTTATTGGACAGTCCTCAATTCTCACCCACACATCCTCAGTTTTTGATACAGGAGGAGCCATCTGGTAAACCAAATTTTTGCTTTCAACACTATGTGCAGCTGAAGGAATCTGAACCTGACTATTTATTTGTGGAACTTCATTATCTTTAATTTTCCTCCAAGTTCCCTTCAAAGGAACTGGATTTTCCTTGCCTTGTTTGCTACCATGTACAAAACTCCCATGATATGGTTTTTCATCTTCACTTTTGGCCTTTTCACTTGATTCTGAAGAAGCTGACAGAATTGATGAAGAACTCCCTGTTCTACGCCATGTGCTAACTCGAGGAAGAGATGAGGAATGTTTGCTATGTTCACGCTTCCAAGTACCTGATCTATTCACTGGTAGCCTTGATGGACTTTCAGAATGAGATCGAGCTATGTCATGTTTCCGCATAGGTCGCCCTTCCAGTTGTTCTGCAATGAGATTCTGGTTTGGAGGCACTTTTCTCCAGCTACTCGCTTGGTTTGGTAAGTGACTAGGCATCACATCCAAATGCTGAGATGGACTTAAAACTGGAGTCTGAGTTTGTGATCTACTTGGTGATGTAGGTCGAGAAGGTGGAGACAAAGATTCAAAAGAATTAGATTCTTCTAATTTTCTTCTCAGTGTTGGACTTGGGGCTTCCTTTATAAATGTTGATTGGCGCATTAATGTAGGCCTTTCAGATCGGTCTGATTCACTGCCACTTGATTTTGTTGAAGACATTCTTGACAATTCTACTCTTTTACCTGGTGCAGTACAACTGGCACTCTGGCTTAAGCCTTTTGAACTGGATTCACTTCTTGTTAAAGAAGATGTGCCCTTTCCTAGGCCCGCTTGCTTCGATGCGGCCTGCTGGTTTAACGGTCTACCTGGAGATGTGTAAGACATCTTTCCTGATCCAGAAGGTTTAGCTGAAGCagtacatggagaggatgttcttGGAAGTTGTGATATCTTGCTAGAAGGGCTGATCCCATTCCTTCCTGGAGATATGGAATTTCGACCAGGAGACGGCATGGGTCTTGATAAGGATTGCTGGGAAGGTCTGGAAGGAGTAGAATCTCTGGATCCTGATCGAGAAGATCCTTTGCTGCTTGATGCTCCCTGAGCACTCATTTGCTTGCCTATTGGACTTGACTCTAATTTTATTGGAGTTTTAATGCCTCTTGAATGATTTGAATTCTGCCCAGTGTTTGGACTTTTGGAGGTTATGGTTTTAGGTGGCATTTTCGGAATAGGACTAGTGCTAGGTGAACTGTTCCTTACACCAGGTATGTGAATCATGGTCCTGCCACGCGAGATCATAGGCATGTTTGCCTGTTGGGAATGTTTTGGATGATGGGTAGGAGTCTCCACATTTGAACGGGCCTTCCCAGTAATTAAACTTTTATAGACTCTTTTCCCTCCTCGAATTGCCTTAACATTTTCCTCTTCGTTCTTTTTGTTGTCACTAGTAATTTTCTCACCAGGTTTCACTATTTTAGGGCCCTTATTAGATGTAAATGGCTTTTCTTCCTGGTCAGGTGTAAGGTGGAAAGGTGATCCCAAGGAAATACCAGATTTAAGTGAGAGGATAGAGTCAGAATCAGAAGAACCCTGTCTTGACAGGCAGGCAGCTGCCTGGTGCAAGCTACTGACTATAGAATTAGCGCCCTCTTGAATGGCTTTCCAGTCAAAGCTTTCAGAATCTGGGGAGAAAGCTTGCTCTGAAATAGGGCTTTGCACTTGGTCCCTTAAATTCATAGGCTCATTCATCTCTTCTACTGATGCTGCAGAAGTATCACTTCCTGTATTTTCCCAGTTACTCTTGCCATCTGCAAGCATATTTTTCTTTTTTGGCATAGCTGAACTGATGCACTCTTGTAGAAGGTCATCTTCAGAATCTATGCTAAGGGAGCTAAGGGAGCTATTTCTAGAGAAGCACACTGGTGTGTCTTCAACATGAAATGACTTAGGAGCATAGCCAGATGCTGGAGGTCTGTTCACTGCAACTTGGCTATTGGTGTGTTCTCCCTGTTCACTATGCTGTGCTGCTTTTTTATTATTATTCCCCTGGTCAATATCACTAAGAGAACTTAATGATGAATTACGAGAAAAGCAGACAGGAGTATCTTCAATAGCAAAATTTTGCATTTTCTCGTCAGTAACTGTTTCTCGGCCATTATTATCTTTCTGTATTTGGGAAAAAGCAGCGTGCCTCTGTGGAGCAGATTTTGACTGCCCTCTCCCCGACACAGATTTTTGACCTGGTTGAACTCTATCAGACGATTGCTGACTAATGGGAATTTGTTTGTTGTTACAATTTTTTGCATCATTGGAGACGCTTTCCTTTCTGcccttgtctttttttaattcagCTTTCTCTTTTGTGAGatcagtatcatcatcatcaaagtCAAGTGAACTGAGAGAATCATTTCGGGAAAAACAATATGGAGTTCCTTCAATTGGAGTATAATGATGTGGAGAGTCAAATACAAAACCTCCACGAACACGGTTATCGTTACCAGGTGGCTTATCTTGAAAATCCCCAGCAATATTTTTTGCGGCTTGCTTTTGGCTACCTTTCTCCATGTCCTTCCTGTGTTCTGTGCAATTACCTTCAGCATTGAAGCTACTTTGAGGATCAGATAGGGATGAACGGTGCAATGAACGATTCTTGTACTCATTGTTCTGAGACAACGGCTTCATTGGAGATGTTGGGTTTCTTTCTACTTCTTGTTGATTTGCATTATTTGAAGAAGTTGACACATGTTGAACTTGATTCATCAATTTTTTAACTCTGTATGGTTTATGGCTCTTTCCTTTTGGCAtagcagagtttatacattcagcTAAAATATCACCTTCCTCCATTTTGTCATCTTGCCCAGGCTGAGCACCAGTGAGGCCTTTTGATGTTTCGGCATCATTCATATTTCTGCCTTCAGTCGGTATGGTATCTCTCTTTTCCATCACAGTAGATTCAGATGCTGGCTGATTAGCTTCTGAATTTACCAGTTCATTTGGCGGTGACTCAATGGTGAGGTCACTTAGAGATGTCGCTGTTGAGAAGTTTATCGGAGTCCCCTCAACACAGTAGACTCGTGGCATATCTTCTCTAAATATGTCATGGTTAAAACTTACATGTTTTTGAGAATTAACTCTATTTTGATTAGAAAGCAATTTGTACACAGGCAGTTGACTTGGTTTCCTTGCGACAGGAGGTGGCATCCTTGATGTAGTACCAGCAGCAGTTTTTTTAGCTTTACTTGAAGATTTAGTTGGCATGGCTGAATTTATACATTCTTCTAAGATAtcaatatcatcatcatcatcgtcgtCATCAAGTATATCTTTCTCAGCTTCTGCAACTTTCTCTgctttacatttatttttctcaGTTCCATCATCTTCCTTCACAGACTCATCATTCTTGTGATCATCTTCATAAACAGGAGGCATTACTGTGAGCTCAAGATCCTTCTGAATAAATGGCTCATCAAGGCTCAGAGCGCTTAAACTTGATGCACATGAGAATCCATCAGGAGTATTTTCCGTGGCAAAATGCATCAGGCAATCGCCATCCTGAGGAATCTGGACTCTTTGGACCGCTTCATTCACAGCCGCTTGGCGTTGGCCAATTTCTCTACTTTTAACATTAGTTTGATCCTTGATTTTGTGTGTTTCCCTTTTTAGTTGAGCTGGCTGGGGTGGGGGAGTCTTACTCCTACTAGGTGGCATCGTCTGCCCTGGACTGTCTGGAAGATCACTCGGGCTTATAACTCCACTGACCATTTCACTGCAAGGTTCACTTTGAATGGAACTGGCAATTGACTGACTTTCAAAGCTTCCCAATGAACTGACTGAACTGCATCTACTAAATACCAAAGGAGTTTCCTGCACATAATGTTCTGGTGGACTTTTTGGAGTCTGAGCTCCACTTTTGGATGGTGATTTTGCACCTGAAGAGAACTCAACAGCTTTTTGACGACCAGCATCCGGCTGAGCTACGTTAGTGGCCTGCAGTCTATTCTGCTTCATTCGGGTATGATGTGAagtagatgatgcctcacctatTGTGGTGTCGACAGATAATTGGCCATGATTTTCCTTGAGGTCAATGATCTGCAAAGTGGTGCCATCATCTGCTACATGCTTAGCCTGGCCACGACCTTCCATTTCATCCTCTGATGACAAAGATGAAAGTGAACTACACCTTGAAAAACAAATAGGAGTATCCTCCACACAATAAGTCTGCATGGTTTCTTGGTTAATTGAAGGGGTCTTACATGTGGCTGATTTCTGAATGGCAGGAGCAGTAGTTGTCCTTGTTTGTGCCGGGCTGGGGTGAAGTCGTCTTTGTTGACCTGCAGTGTTGATTTTGGAGCTTGGTGTGCTTCCACAATTTGATGCACGATCTTTTGTTGTGTTTTGAACTGAAGGACTTTTTGAATAAATAAAAGACTGACTCTGCGACGAGGCAGGTACTTCTGTAGCATACTTCAAACTATAATCTATTGGCTGTTCAACATGGTGTTCTTCCTCTGTAAACTTCATACTGTAATTTGTGGGCCTGTCCTCTTCTTCCTCAGGCTGTTCTTCTTCAGAGTAACGCTCACTGTAGTTAGTCGGTTTCTCATCTTCATAATCATCCACTGGGCAAAGAGATGGATTGATTTTCTGGTTCATTCTGTGTTCAGAATCGACTCTAATTTGGTCAGAATTGTTATGTGCCCTGCTAGTATAAGAGCAATCTGATTGACCGAATCGAGGTTGGAATTTCATGTGCGTTTCCTCTCCGCTGCAAGTATTTTCACAAAATATAGAATATCCAGAGGGTTGAGTTCTAGATTGCTTATGTTCATTTCTTTTCATCTCTTCTTCCACAATATGTTTCTGCCGTGCCCACTGTTCATTTTGAGATGGGCTTTGCCGGCCAGAATTTAACTGTTCATCCGAATATTTGAGGCTGTAGTTAATTGGTGTGTCCAATTCTGCATCATTGTCTTCTAAATGATTAGCATTGTGAATTTTATTGGCAAGATCAGCGGGATATTTTTCATAGTTGCAGAATTTGCTTTCATCGTCCTCAGAGTAGGATTCTATCGATGGTTTCATCTGCCCTCTTTTACCATAGCCATCACTACTGCTAACACTATTCAGACTATCATTTGAAGACCTCCTGTACTCTGTTTTCCCATAAGGCATGGAGGCGGTTCTATTGGAGGTTTCAGATTTACTATAGTTACAAATGTTGGAATGAGGATGAGATGATGATCCTCGCCTCATACCAGCCCTGTCATCTGGCACACAGTGCAAATCCGATGGTGAATTCCTGTCGTCCGATGACAAATGTATACTTGATACCTCTTCCATGACTTTGGCTATTTGAGCTGTGCTGGCAGGCACCTGCCTCCCCATTCTTTTTGAAGGATCTGGCACATTTTCAGAAGGAGGAAAGGAAGCAGTATCTGGTCCTCTTCGATCTCTCTCCATATTTCTCTCCTTTTCCGGTCTGGAACTATCAATTGTGCCCCTGCCATCTCTTGATGAATTATGTAGCTTGGAAGAAGTCACGTAGGGTGACAGCACAGTCATGTTTCCAGTGTTGAAACTCTCTGATCTGCATACTCCATCATCATTGTGCCTTCCGGAATCTAGAACATACTCACTGTATCTGCCCTGTTTGTGTCTTTGTCTGTTCCGATGAGATGTTTTGGGACTCAAGGTATCAATATTATCAAAAGTTTCTGATAATTGTTGAGCATCTAATTctgcttccaaagccttttgtTTACGAACATGCAGAGATGGCAGGCTTGATCCAGGAGACATAATGTTGGCATCTTTATATTTGGCAGGTCTATTGGCCATCAGGTTCCTCAAAGCTGCAGCACTTCCCATTGCAATCATTTTGTGCTTAGAATGAATCagatttttcagcatgctaacTGCTCCCATGTCCCACAAAGACTCCTGGTCCTTGGCATTTCGAGCAGACAGATTCCAAAGGGTTCCACATGCATTGCTAACTATTGTCAGGCTGTGGGATTTTAAGTGCTGCAGTAATGTCTGTAAGCAATTGTTTTCTCTGAGGATTTGCCTGTGTAGAAAATAACAGTATTTAGGAAACATCTCCAAACCAAAAACAAACACAGCCCTACACTAATTGTAATAAATAGAATAGATAATGGATTTAACCATCACATGTTATTAAATTATAGCAAACAGAGAGCTAGCAGGGGTACCATTGTTGTGGGGGTTGTGATTTGGGGtgagaatgaatggatgacgaGGGTGAGTGGGAAGGAAAGGGACGGCAAAgttgggaggaagggagggagggagaaggtcaGTGAGGGCAGGAGAGCggtgggaggttctactgcagttgtacgggatcttggtgagaccacacctggagtattgcgtacagttttggtctcctaatctgaggaaagacattcttgccatagagggagtacagagaaggctcaccagactgattcctgggatgtcaggactttcatatgaagaaagactggatagactcggcttgtactcgctagaatttagaagattgaggggggatcttatagaaagttacaaaattcttaaggggttggacaggctagatgcaggaagattgttcccgatgttggggaagtcctgaacaaggggtcacagtttaaggataagggggaagtcttttaggaccgagatgagaaaaacatttttcatacggagagtgatgaatctgtggaattctctgccacagaaggtagttgaagccagttcattggctacatttaagagggagttagatgtggcccttgtggctaaggggatcagggggtatggagagaaggcaggtatgggatactgagttggatgatcagc
This portion of the Leucoraja erinacea ecotype New England chromosome 3, Leri_hhj_1, whole genome shotgun sequence genome encodes:
- the apc gene encoding adenomatous polyposis coli protein isoform X1; this translates as MGLPHGQRMFSNRGAFEGCNSRKVTISFRMAASSASYDQLLKQVEALKMENSNLRQELEDNSNHLTQLETEASSMKEVLKQLQGSIEDEALALASAGQIDLLERLKELNLECANSPAIKLRPKMSLHSYGSREGSMSGRSGECSPVPVGSIPRRGLISGSKESTGYLEELEKERSLLLAEIEKEEKEKDWYYAQLQNLTKRIDNLPLTENFSLQTDMTRRQLEYEARQIRSAMEEQLGTCQDMEKRAQMRVVRIQQIEKEMLRLRQHLHSQAAEPEKSSQTKHEQAVSKDADGPSDCLETTEASVSTTGNGQGSGSRVEQDTNSVMSCSNSYSVPRRLTNHLGTKVTEDSRLQVEMVYSLLSMLGTHDKDDMSRTLLAMSSSQDSCIAMRQSGCLPLLIQLLHGNDKDSVLLGNSRGSKEARARASAALHNIIHSQPDDKRGRRETRVLHLLEQIRAYCETCWEWQEAHEQGVDQDKNPMPSPVEHQICPAVCVLMKLSFDEEHRHAMNELGGLQAIAELLQVDCEMYGLTDDHYSVTLRRYAGMALTNLTFGDVANKATLCSMKGCMRAMVAQLKSESEDLQQVIASVLRNLSWRADVNSKKILREVGSVSALMECALEVKKESTLKSVLSALWNLSAHCTENKADICTVCGALAFLVSTLTYRSQTNTLAIIESGGGILRNVSSLIATNEDHRQILRENNCLQTLLQHLKSHSLTIVSNACGTLWNLSARNAKDQESLWDMGAVSMLKNLIHSKHKMIAMGSAAALRNLMANRPAKYKDANIMSPGSSLPSLHVRKQKALEAELDAQQLSETFDNIDTLSPKTSHRNRQRHKQGRYSEYVLDSGRHNDDGVCRSESFNTGNMTVLSPYVTSSKLHNSSRDGRGTIDSSRPEKERNMERDRRGPDTASFPPSENVPDPSKRMGRQVPASTAQIAKVMEEVSSIHLSSDDRNSPSDLHCVPDDRAGMRRGSSSHPHSNICNYSKSETSNRTASMPYGKTEYRRSSNDSLNSVSSSDGYGKRGQMKPSIESYSEDDESKFCNYEKYPADLANKIHNANHLEDNDAELDTPINYSLKYSDEQLNSGRQSPSQNEQWARQKHIVEEEMKRNEHKQSRTQPSGYSIFCENTCSGEETHMKFQPRFGQSDCSYTSRAHNNSDQIRVDSEHRMNQKINPSLCPVDDYEDEKPTNYSERYSEEEQPEEEEDRPTNYSMKFTEEEHHVEQPIDYSLKYATEVPASSQSQSFIYSKSPSVQNTTKDRASNCGSTPSSKINTAGQQRRLHPSPAQTRTTTAPAIQKSATCKTPSINQETMQTYCVEDTPICFSRCSSLSSLSSEDEMEGRGQAKHVADDGTTLQIIDLKENHGQLSVDTTIGEASSTSHHTRMKQNRLQATNVAQPDAGRQKAVEFSSGAKSPSKSGAQTPKSPPEHYVQETPLVFSRCSSVSSLGSFESQSIASSIQSEPCSEMVSGVISPSDLPDSPGQTMPPSRSKTPPPQPAQLKRETHKIKDQTNVKSREIGQRQAAVNEAVQRVQIPQDGDCLMHFATENTPDGFSCASSLSALSLDEPFIQKDLELTVMPPVYEDDHKNDESVKEDDGTEKNKCKAEKVAEAEKDILDDDDDDDDIDILEECINSAMPTKSSSKAKKTAAGTTSRMPPPVARKPSQLPVYKLLSNQNRVNSQKHVSFNHDIFREDMPRVYCVEGTPINFSTATSLSDLTIESPPNELVNSEANQPASESTVMEKRDTIPTEGRNMNDAETSKGLTGAQPGQDDKMEEGDILAECINSAMPKGKSHKPYRVKKLMNQVQHVSTSSNNANQQEVERNPTSPMKPLSQNNEYKNRSLHRSSLSDPQSSFNAEGNCTEHRKDMEKGSQKQAAKNIAGDFQDKPPGNDNRVRGGFVFDSPHHYTPIEGTPYCFSRNDSLSSLDFDDDDTDLTKEKAELKKDKGRKESVSNDAKNCNNKQIPISQQSSDRVQPGQKSVSGRGQSKSAPQRHAAFSQIQKDNNGRETVTDEKMQNFAIEDTPVCFSRNSSLSSLSDIDQGNNNKKAAQHSEQGEHTNSQVAVNRPPASGYAPKSFHVEDTPVCFSRNSSLSSLSIDSEDDLLQECISSAMPKKKNMLADGKSNWENTGSDTSAASVEEMNEPMNLRDQVQSPISEQAFSPDSESFDWKAIQEGANSIVSSLHQAAACLSRQGSSDSDSILSLKSGISLGSPFHLTPDQEEKPFTSNKGPKIVKPGEKITSDNKKNEEENVKAIRGGKRVYKSLITGKARSNVETPTHHPKHSQQANMPMISRGRTMIHIPGVRNSSPSTSPIPKMPPKTITSKSPNTGQNSNHSRGIKTPIKLESSPIGKQMSAQGASSSKGSSRSGSRDSTPSRPSQQSLSRPMPSPGRNSISPGRNGISPSSKISQLPRTSSPCTASAKPSGSGKMSYTSPGRPLNQQAASKQAGLGKGTSSLTRSESSSKGLSQSASCTAPGKRVELSRMSSTKSSGSESDRSERPTLMRQSTFIKEAPSPTLRRKLEESNSFESLSPPSRPTSPSRSQTQTPVLSPSQHLDVMPSHLPNQASSWRKVPPNQNLIAEQLEGRPMRKHDIARSHSESPSRLPVNRSGTWKREHSKHSSSLPRVSTWRRTGSSSSILSASSESSEKAKSEDEKPYHGSFVHGSKQGKENPVPLKGTWRKIKDNEVPQINSQVQIPSAAHSVESKNLVYQMAPPVSKTEDVWVRIEDCPINNPRPGRSPTGNTPPVIDDFPENTFPNDEEGSGDAQNRPASEQRTPPHGLRMEKCLNSFTPLESPEKKAAETKSAMNSSATSPETETTIVTERTPFSSNSSSKHNSPSGTVAARVTPFNYIPSPRKSSTDNSSTRPSQIPTPVNTKRKESSKPEATDSSGAQSPKRHSGSYLVTSV